The segment ACGGCGAAGCGCCCGACACCGCGGCCCTGCGCGTCGGCGGAGACGTTGATGCGCCAGATGCAGCTGCGGAGCTCGTCGTGGTCGTTCTCGGCGTCGAAGTTGCCCATGATGAAGCCGACGACCTCGTCGTCGTCGAGGACGACGCGCGGCCAGGCGGTCGACGGGTTGACGTAGGCCTCGGCGATGGAGTGGGAGACGGGCGCCACGTATTGCTCCTGGCCCGGCTTGAGGGTCAGGGTATTGGCGGCGACGATGGTCGCGGCCGACAGCTCTTCGAGGCGGAGGTCACTCATGTCGTTCAGGGTAGCGCGACGGGATCGGCCGGGACAGGACCACGGCCAACCTGTGGAGAAGTCATCGGCGCAGCGAACCGGTAGGGTGCAGGCGTCACGACCGTCGAGCGGCGAGGAGGAGAGCGCGTGCGAACCGGTACGAACCTCCCGGCGATCAGCGGCTACAACCAGGTCGTCGTGCTCGACTCCATCCGGCGCGCCCGGAGCGGCCTCAGCCGCGTCGAGCTGGCGGAGCGGACGGGGCTGAGCGCGCAGACGATCGGCAACGTCTCGCGGCGGCTCCTCGAGGCCGGGCTGATCCGGGAGTCCGGCAAGGTCGTCAACGGGCCGGGCAAGCCGCGCACGCTGCTGCAGCTCGTCTCGCGCGGGAGCTTCGCGGTCGGCGTCCACATCGACCCGGCCGTCATCACCTACGTCGTCCTCGACCTCGAGGGGGCCGTCGTCGCCCACTCGCGCACCCGGACCCCGTCGCCTCCGCAGGCCGACCAGGTGATCGAGCTGATGGCGCGGTCGATCCGCGCGCTGATCGACGACTCCGGCGTCGACCCGTCGCTCGTGCTCGGCGTGGGGATCGCCTCGCCCGGGCCCATCGACCCCGAGGCGGGAATCGTCCTCGACCCGCCGATGCTGCCCCGCTGGCGTGACGTGCCGCTCCGGGCGGCCCTCAGCGAGGCGACCGGCCTGCCCGTCCTCCTCGAGAAGGACGTCACCGCGGCCGCCGTCGCCGAGACCTGGTTCTCGACCGGCGTCTCGCGCGCGAACTTCGCCTTCGTCTACTACGGCACCGGCTACGGCACGGGTCTCGTCCTCGGTCGCGAGGCCGTCCGAGGGGTCAGCTCGAACGCGGGCGACGCGGGCCACATCACCGTCGACTCCGAGGGCACGATCTGCGTCTGCGGTCGTCGCGGCTGCGTCGGCGACCTCATCACCCCGCGCGCGCTCGTCGCGGAGGCGGTGAGCGCCGGCGTCCTGGCGCCCCTCCCGCCGCGCGACGACGACCCCCTCGACATGCGCGCCGTCGGCGAGGCGTTCCAGTCGCTCGCTGCGGCGGCAGGATCGGGCGACGAGGCCGCGACGCGCATCCTGCATTCCGCGGCCCGCCACCTGGCCCGGGCCCTCGTCGTGATCGTC is part of the Frondihabitans sp. 762G35 genome and harbors:
- a CDS encoding GNAT family N-acetyltransferase, which encodes MSDLRLEELSAATIVAANTLTLKPGQEQYVAPVSHSIAEAYVNPSTAWPRVVLDDDEVVGFIMGNFDAENDHDELRSCIWRINVSADAQGRGVGRFAVHALAAEARHRGFDQLTVMYEPGDDGPEAFFTRIGFEVVRETPYGEHLAALRILPDPHESEGTES
- a CDS encoding ROK family transcriptional regulator; translation: MRTGTNLPAISGYNQVVVLDSIRRARSGLSRVELAERTGLSAQTIGNVSRRLLEAGLIRESGKVVNGPGKPRTLLQLVSRGSFAVGVHIDPAVITYVVLDLEGAVVAHSRTRTPSPPQADQVIELMARSIRALIDDSGVDPSLVLGVGIASPGPIDPEAGIVLDPPMLPRWRDVPLRAALSEATGLPVLLEKDVTAAAVAETWFSTGVSRANFAFVYYGTGYGTGLVLGREAVRGVSSNAGDAGHITVDSEGTICVCGRRGCVGDLITPRALVAEAVSAGVLAPLPPRDDDPLDMRAVGEAFQSLAAAAGSGDEAATRILHSAARHLARALVVIVNLLDIDEIVFGGPFWEDIGDAVLEVLPHAVLTSKALIMKREIAFVTSAIGEDVAAVGAACLVLDYAFSPRPSGMLISV